Proteins from a genomic interval of Xylocopa sonorina isolate GNS202 chromosome 4, iyXylSono1_principal, whole genome shotgun sequence:
- the Ada2b gene encoding transcriptional adapter 2B isoform X1: MADLYAKYNCTYCQKDISGLRIRCVECPDFDLCLQCFSAGAEIGPHKNDHSYQFMDSGTISIFNGRGNWTAREELRLLDAIEQFGFGNWEDISKHIETRTPEEAKEEYIARYLDGNIGKYTWPPTESYKPNLTDQTKSDHGPLSPDLTSRLPPLDITPEEAAELGYMPQRDDFERDYNHEAESLVSSLFLNPAEDDDLDIALKLAQLDMYTNNLRERARRKRVVRDYQLVSAFFASSRKDKTLKKKQTKEEKEFRDRMRVFAQFYTAQEYEQFLTNLERERELRLRLSELYRYREHGITRHEECAHFEQVMAQTQGQNDAVDHWNEKKSGSSGPSTPIHRHTSKKREEEKSYSSIDRKYTAKDSPSSSSFSISQTNHSRTTTPANQWAEPDNNPNSSSQHSTSSSSAAEKNHTATTSGKTCTDSGGRDIEMEAAAHLLTKQEKSLCLQLDLKPTQYLTQKTLLLQEYLNGNRKSGVVPQSEPEIIQYFPECSRLPKSQTL; the protein is encoded by the exons ATGGCGG ATTTGTATGCCAAATACAACTGCACCTATTGTCAAAAGGACATCTCGGGTTTACGCATAAGATGCGTGGAATGCCCCGATTTCGACCTCTGTTTGCAG TGTTTTTCCGCCGGAGCTGAAATCGGCCCACACAAAAATGACCACTCTTATCAATTTATG GATTCTGGTACCATTAGCATATTCAATGGTAGAGGAAACTGGACTGCTAGGGAAGAACTTAGGCTATTGGATGCTATTGAACAATTTGGTTTTGGAAATTGGGAAGATATTAGTAAACATATTGAAACACGAACACCCGAAG AAGCGAAAGAAGAATATATTGCCAGATATCTCGATGGTAATATCGGTAAATACACATGGCCTCCAACAGAAAGCTACAAACCAAATCTTACGGATCAGACTAAGTCAGATCATGGACCTCTATCACCTGATCTCACGTCTCGGTTACCACCTTTGGACATCACTCCAGAAGAGGCTGCAGAACTGGGATACATGCCACAACGAGATGATTTTGAGCGT GATTACAACCACGAAGCAGAATCGCTTGTTTCTTCTTTATTCCTGAACCCGGCAGAAGACGATGATTTGGACATAGCGCTTAAACTTGCACAACTAGATATGTACACGAATAATTTAAGAGAGCGAGCACGACGGAAAAGAGTCGTGCGCGATTATCAGCTTGTCTCAGCGTTCTTTGCTTCGTCCAGAAAAGATAAGACGCTGAAGAAAAAACAAACGAAAGAGGAAAA GGAATTCAGGGACAGAATGCGGGTATTCGCGCAATTTTACACCGCGCAGGAATACGAGCAATTTCTGACTAACcttgaaagagaaagagaactgCGATTGCGTCTTTCAGAATTGTATCGATACCGGGAGCACGGTATTACGAGGCACGAAGAATGCGCTCATTTCGAGCAAGTGATGGCACAAACTCAGGGACAGAACGACGCCGTGGATCACTGGAACGAAAAAAAATCT GGCAGCAGTGGGCCGTCCACACCAATACACCGTCACACCTCAAAAAAAAG agaagaagaaaaaagttactctTCCATCGACCGAAAGTACACTGCAAAAGACTCGCCCAGCAGCAGCAGCTTCTCAATCAGTCAAACCAATCACAGTCGGACGACGACTCCAGCCAATCAGTGGGCGGAGCCGGATAACAATCCAAACTCTTCCAGCCAGCATTCTACCAGCTCCAGTTCTGCTGCAGAAAAGAATCATACTGCAACAACTTCTGGCAAAACTTGTACAGACTCAGGGggtcgagacatagaaatggaagcTGCGGCGCATTTATTAACAAAACAAGAAAAGTCCTTGTGTCTTCAGCTTGACTTGAAACCCACGCAGTATTTAACGCAGAAGACGTTGTTGTTGCAA GAGTATCTAAATGGTAACAGGAAATCGGGTGTAGTACCTCAGTCGGAACCAGAGA TAATTCAGTACTTCCCAGAGTGTTCACGCTTACCGAAGTCTCAGACGCTTTAA
- the Ada2b gene encoding transcriptional adapter 2B isoform X4 codes for MDSGTISIFNGRGNWTAREELRLLDAIEQFGFGNWEDISKHIETRTPEEAKEEYIARYLDGNIGKYTWPPTESYKPNLTDQTKSDHGPLSPDLTSRLPPLDITPEEAAELGYMPQRDDFERDYNHEAESLVSSLFLNPAEDDDLDIALKLAQLDMYTNNLRERARRKRVVRDYQLVSAFFASSRKDKTLKKKQTKEEKEFRDRMRVFAQFYTAQEYEQFLTNLERERELRLRLSELYRYREHGITRHEECAHFEQVMAQTQGQNDAVDHWNEKKSGSSGPSTPIHRHTSKKREEEKSYSSIDRKYTAKDSPSSSSFSISQTNHSRTTTPANQWAEPDNNPNSSSQHSTSSSSAAEKNHTATTSGKTCTDSGGRDIEMEAAAHLLTKQEKSLCLQLDLKPTQYLTQKTLLLQEYLNGNRKSGVVPQSEPEIIQYFPECSRLPKSQTL; via the exons ATG GATTCTGGTACCATTAGCATATTCAATGGTAGAGGAAACTGGACTGCTAGGGAAGAACTTAGGCTATTGGATGCTATTGAACAATTTGGTTTTGGAAATTGGGAAGATATTAGTAAACATATTGAAACACGAACACCCGAAG AAGCGAAAGAAGAATATATTGCCAGATATCTCGATGGTAATATCGGTAAATACACATGGCCTCCAACAGAAAGCTACAAACCAAATCTTACGGATCAGACTAAGTCAGATCATGGACCTCTATCACCTGATCTCACGTCTCGGTTACCACCTTTGGACATCACTCCAGAAGAGGCTGCAGAACTGGGATACATGCCACAACGAGATGATTTTGAGCGT GATTACAACCACGAAGCAGAATCGCTTGTTTCTTCTTTATTCCTGAACCCGGCAGAAGACGATGATTTGGACATAGCGCTTAAACTTGCACAACTAGATATGTACACGAATAATTTAAGAGAGCGAGCACGACGGAAAAGAGTCGTGCGCGATTATCAGCTTGTCTCAGCGTTCTTTGCTTCGTCCAGAAAAGATAAGACGCTGAAGAAAAAACAAACGAAAGAGGAAAA GGAATTCAGGGACAGAATGCGGGTATTCGCGCAATTTTACACCGCGCAGGAATACGAGCAATTTCTGACTAACcttgaaagagaaagagaactgCGATTGCGTCTTTCAGAATTGTATCGATACCGGGAGCACGGTATTACGAGGCACGAAGAATGCGCTCATTTCGAGCAAGTGATGGCACAAACTCAGGGACAGAACGACGCCGTGGATCACTGGAACGAAAAAAAATCT GGCAGCAGTGGGCCGTCCACACCAATACACCGTCACACCTCAAAAAAAAG agaagaagaaaaaagttactctTCCATCGACCGAAAGTACACTGCAAAAGACTCGCCCAGCAGCAGCAGCTTCTCAATCAGTCAAACCAATCACAGTCGGACGACGACTCCAGCCAATCAGTGGGCGGAGCCGGATAACAATCCAAACTCTTCCAGCCAGCATTCTACCAGCTCCAGTTCTGCTGCAGAAAAGAATCATACTGCAACAACTTCTGGCAAAACTTGTACAGACTCAGGGggtcgagacatagaaatggaagcTGCGGCGCATTTATTAACAAAACAAGAAAAGTCCTTGTGTCTTCAGCTTGACTTGAAACCCACGCAGTATTTAACGCAGAAGACGTTGTTGTTGCAA GAGTATCTAAATGGTAACAGGAAATCGGGTGTAGTACCTCAGTCGGAACCAGAGA TAATTCAGTACTTCCCAGAGTGTTCACGCTTACCGAAGTCTCAGACGCTTTAA
- the Ada2b gene encoding transcriptional adapter 2B isoform X3 — MADLYAKYNCTYCQKDISGLRIRCVECPDFDLCLQCFSAGAEIGPHKNDHSYQFMDSGTISIFNGRGNWTAREELRLLDAIEQFGFGNWEDISKHIETRTPEEAKEEYIARYLDGNIGKYTWPPTESYKPNLTDQTKSDHGPLSPDLTSRLPPLDITPEEAAELGYMPQRDDFERDYNHEAESLVSSLFLNPAEDDDLDIALKLAQLDMYTNNLRERARRKRVVRDYQLVSAFFASSRKDKTLKKKQTKEEKEFRDRMRVFAQFYTAQEYEQFLTNLERERELRLRLSELYRYREHGITRHEECAHFEQVMAQTQGQNDAVDHWNEKKSGSSGPSTPIHRHTSKKREEEKSYSSIDRKYTAKDSPSSSSFSISQTNHSRTTTPANQWAEPDNNPNSSSQHSTSSSSAAEKNHTATTSGKTCTDSGGRDIEMEAAAHLLTKQEKSLCLQLDLKPTQYLTQKTLLLQ, encoded by the exons ATGGCGG ATTTGTATGCCAAATACAACTGCACCTATTGTCAAAAGGACATCTCGGGTTTACGCATAAGATGCGTGGAATGCCCCGATTTCGACCTCTGTTTGCAG TGTTTTTCCGCCGGAGCTGAAATCGGCCCACACAAAAATGACCACTCTTATCAATTTATG GATTCTGGTACCATTAGCATATTCAATGGTAGAGGAAACTGGACTGCTAGGGAAGAACTTAGGCTATTGGATGCTATTGAACAATTTGGTTTTGGAAATTGGGAAGATATTAGTAAACATATTGAAACACGAACACCCGAAG AAGCGAAAGAAGAATATATTGCCAGATATCTCGATGGTAATATCGGTAAATACACATGGCCTCCAACAGAAAGCTACAAACCAAATCTTACGGATCAGACTAAGTCAGATCATGGACCTCTATCACCTGATCTCACGTCTCGGTTACCACCTTTGGACATCACTCCAGAAGAGGCTGCAGAACTGGGATACATGCCACAACGAGATGATTTTGAGCGT GATTACAACCACGAAGCAGAATCGCTTGTTTCTTCTTTATTCCTGAACCCGGCAGAAGACGATGATTTGGACATAGCGCTTAAACTTGCACAACTAGATATGTACACGAATAATTTAAGAGAGCGAGCACGACGGAAAAGAGTCGTGCGCGATTATCAGCTTGTCTCAGCGTTCTTTGCTTCGTCCAGAAAAGATAAGACGCTGAAGAAAAAACAAACGAAAGAGGAAAA GGAATTCAGGGACAGAATGCGGGTATTCGCGCAATTTTACACCGCGCAGGAATACGAGCAATTTCTGACTAACcttgaaagagaaagagaactgCGATTGCGTCTTTCAGAATTGTATCGATACCGGGAGCACGGTATTACGAGGCACGAAGAATGCGCTCATTTCGAGCAAGTGATGGCACAAACTCAGGGACAGAACGACGCCGTGGATCACTGGAACGAAAAAAAATCT GGCAGCAGTGGGCCGTCCACACCAATACACCGTCACACCTCAAAAAAAAG agaagaagaaaaaagttactctTCCATCGACCGAAAGTACACTGCAAAAGACTCGCCCAGCAGCAGCAGCTTCTCAATCAGTCAAACCAATCACAGTCGGACGACGACTCCAGCCAATCAGTGGGCGGAGCCGGATAACAATCCAAACTCTTCCAGCCAGCATTCTACCAGCTCCAGTTCTGCTGCAGAAAAGAATCATACTGCAACAACTTCTGGCAAAACTTGTACAGACTCAGGGggtcgagacatagaaatggaagcTGCGGCGCATTTATTAACAAAACAAGAAAAGTCCTTGTGTCTTCAGCTTGACTTGAAACCCACGCAGTATTTAACGCAGAAGACGTTGTTGTTGCAA TAA
- the Ada2b gene encoding transcriptional adapter 2B isoform X2 — MADLYAKYNCTYCQKDISGLRIRCVECPDFDLCLQCFSAGAEIGPHKNDHSYQFMDSGTISIFNGRGNWTAREELRLLDAIEQFGFGNWEDISKHIETRTPEEAKEEYIARYLDGNIGKYTWPPTESYKPNLTDQTKSDHGPLSPDLTSRLPPLDITPEEAAELGYMPQRDDFERDYNHEAESLVSSLFLNPAEDDDLDIALKLAQLDMYTNNLRERARRKRVVRDYQLVSAFFASSRKDKTLKKKQTKEEKEFRDRMRVFAQFYTAQEYEQFLTNLERERELRLRLSELYRYREHGITRHEECAHFEQVMAQTQGQNDAVDHWNEKKSGSSGPSTPIHRHTSKKREEEKSYSSIDRKYTAKDSPSSSSFSISQTNHSRTTTPANQWAEPDNNPNSSSQHSTSSSSAAEKNHTATTSGKTCTDSGGRDIEMEAAAHLLTKQEKSLCLQLDLKPTQYLTQKTLLLQEYLNGNRKSGVVPQSEPESKILHYLVANGWIAAN; from the exons ATGGCGG ATTTGTATGCCAAATACAACTGCACCTATTGTCAAAAGGACATCTCGGGTTTACGCATAAGATGCGTGGAATGCCCCGATTTCGACCTCTGTTTGCAG TGTTTTTCCGCCGGAGCTGAAATCGGCCCACACAAAAATGACCACTCTTATCAATTTATG GATTCTGGTACCATTAGCATATTCAATGGTAGAGGAAACTGGACTGCTAGGGAAGAACTTAGGCTATTGGATGCTATTGAACAATTTGGTTTTGGAAATTGGGAAGATATTAGTAAACATATTGAAACACGAACACCCGAAG AAGCGAAAGAAGAATATATTGCCAGATATCTCGATGGTAATATCGGTAAATACACATGGCCTCCAACAGAAAGCTACAAACCAAATCTTACGGATCAGACTAAGTCAGATCATGGACCTCTATCACCTGATCTCACGTCTCGGTTACCACCTTTGGACATCACTCCAGAAGAGGCTGCAGAACTGGGATACATGCCACAACGAGATGATTTTGAGCGT GATTACAACCACGAAGCAGAATCGCTTGTTTCTTCTTTATTCCTGAACCCGGCAGAAGACGATGATTTGGACATAGCGCTTAAACTTGCACAACTAGATATGTACACGAATAATTTAAGAGAGCGAGCACGACGGAAAAGAGTCGTGCGCGATTATCAGCTTGTCTCAGCGTTCTTTGCTTCGTCCAGAAAAGATAAGACGCTGAAGAAAAAACAAACGAAAGAGGAAAA GGAATTCAGGGACAGAATGCGGGTATTCGCGCAATTTTACACCGCGCAGGAATACGAGCAATTTCTGACTAACcttgaaagagaaagagaactgCGATTGCGTCTTTCAGAATTGTATCGATACCGGGAGCACGGTATTACGAGGCACGAAGAATGCGCTCATTTCGAGCAAGTGATGGCACAAACTCAGGGACAGAACGACGCCGTGGATCACTGGAACGAAAAAAAATCT GGCAGCAGTGGGCCGTCCACACCAATACACCGTCACACCTCAAAAAAAAG agaagaagaaaaaagttactctTCCATCGACCGAAAGTACACTGCAAAAGACTCGCCCAGCAGCAGCAGCTTCTCAATCAGTCAAACCAATCACAGTCGGACGACGACTCCAGCCAATCAGTGGGCGGAGCCGGATAACAATCCAAACTCTTCCAGCCAGCATTCTACCAGCTCCAGTTCTGCTGCAGAAAAGAATCATACTGCAACAACTTCTGGCAAAACTTGTACAGACTCAGGGggtcgagacatagaaatggaagcTGCGGCGCATTTATTAACAAAACAAGAAAAGTCCTTGTGTCTTCAGCTTGACTTGAAACCCACGCAGTATTTAACGCAGAAGACGTTGTTGTTGCAA GAGTATCTAAATGGTAACAGGAAATCGGGTGTAGTACCTCAGTCGGAACCAGAGAGTAAGATATTACATTATCTGGTAGCGAATGGCTGGATTGCGGCCAACTGA
- the Ada2b gene encoding transcriptional adapter 2B isoform X5: MADLYAKYNCTYCQKDISGLRIRCVECPDFDLCLQCFSAGAEIGPHKNDHSYQFMDSGTISIFNGRGNWTAREELRLLDAIEQFGFGNWEDISKHIETRTPEEAKEEYIARYLDGNIGKYTWPPTESYKPNLTDQTKSDHGPLSPDLTSRLPPLDITPEEAAELGYMPQRDDFERDYNHEAESLVSSLFLNPAEDDDLDIALKLAQLDMYTNNLRERARRKRVVRDYQLVSAFFASSRKDKTLKKKQTKEEKEFRDRMRVFAQFYTAQEYEQFLTNLERERELRLRLSELYRYREHGITRHEECAHFEQVMAQTQGQNDAVDHWNEKKSAFVNRLYQFAFHLGQQWAVHTNTPSHLKKKRRRKKLLFHRPKVHCKRLAQQQQLLNQSNQSQSDDDSSQSVGGAG; this comes from the exons ATGGCGG ATTTGTATGCCAAATACAACTGCACCTATTGTCAAAAGGACATCTCGGGTTTACGCATAAGATGCGTGGAATGCCCCGATTTCGACCTCTGTTTGCAG TGTTTTTCCGCCGGAGCTGAAATCGGCCCACACAAAAATGACCACTCTTATCAATTTATG GATTCTGGTACCATTAGCATATTCAATGGTAGAGGAAACTGGACTGCTAGGGAAGAACTTAGGCTATTGGATGCTATTGAACAATTTGGTTTTGGAAATTGGGAAGATATTAGTAAACATATTGAAACACGAACACCCGAAG AAGCGAAAGAAGAATATATTGCCAGATATCTCGATGGTAATATCGGTAAATACACATGGCCTCCAACAGAAAGCTACAAACCAAATCTTACGGATCAGACTAAGTCAGATCATGGACCTCTATCACCTGATCTCACGTCTCGGTTACCACCTTTGGACATCACTCCAGAAGAGGCTGCAGAACTGGGATACATGCCACAACGAGATGATTTTGAGCGT GATTACAACCACGAAGCAGAATCGCTTGTTTCTTCTTTATTCCTGAACCCGGCAGAAGACGATGATTTGGACATAGCGCTTAAACTTGCACAACTAGATATGTACACGAATAATTTAAGAGAGCGAGCACGACGGAAAAGAGTCGTGCGCGATTATCAGCTTGTCTCAGCGTTCTTTGCTTCGTCCAGAAAAGATAAGACGCTGAAGAAAAAACAAACGAAAGAGGAAAA GGAATTCAGGGACAGAATGCGGGTATTCGCGCAATTTTACACCGCGCAGGAATACGAGCAATTTCTGACTAACcttgaaagagaaagagaactgCGATTGCGTCTTTCAGAATTGTATCGATACCGGGAGCACGGTATTACGAGGCACGAAGAATGCGCTCATTTCGAGCAAGTGATGGCACAAACTCAGGGACAGAACGACGCCGTGGATCACTGGAACGAAAAAAAATCT GCATTTGTGAACAGATTGTATCAGTTTGCATTTCACTTAGGGCAGCAGTGGGCCGTCCACACCAATACACCGTCACACCTCAAAAAAAAG agaagaagaaaaaagttactctTCCATCGACCGAAAGTACACTGCAAAAGACTCGCCCAGCAGCAGCAGCTTCTCAATCAGTCAAACCAATCACAGTCGGACGACGACTCCAGCCAATCAGTGGGCGGAGCCGGATAA